From a region of the Oscarella lobularis chromosome 7, ooOscLobu1.1, whole genome shotgun sequence genome:
- the LOC136188689 gene encoding jmjC domain-containing protein 8-like: MARGFAGDLRLLILSSVLALVAIAAYYSFVHQSISERRTEPVGGWKLGTAQDLALLDTPRCTIERKSAASLTSDEFEANYRYKSPIIVTFPNGTAEWTRPDLFTRSSLSKRYGDWSISYGNSLEIVRQGGVGNVRSPFDDFVRKLDNATTRDEPIYVFDRNFYRDSGLAKTLRPPDFLRVSSDTDASFFFMGGSRSGVSFHKHADAWNGVVYGRKRWFLYPPETTPPGGVWPGFSQLEWFRKVYPQLDDAKLPLECIQEAGEILYLPESYYHGTLNIGDTLAVGWQKKEAVLPVERIIYDCTEMFNQLNGVSNNRERVVLYEKIAKKYGEMVEMLPSSSEAHHKFGEMLFESGKKDEGMSMIQKAIEIDPLFVIAYTTLAQYLIDVGNTDEAERLCRKAFDLNPMHVDVNLAFAHVTLERGDLKSALRLYKRAAVLNPSNPFCFEQMASIYEDLGYFSEAKRMMKKVDALRSEEDETD; this comes from the coding sequence ATGGCACGCGGTTTTGCCGGCGATCTAAGGCTTCTAATACTGTCGTCTGTTCTCGCACTTGTCGCAATTGCGGCCTACTATAGTTTTGTGCATCAGTCGATCAGCGAGCGGAGAACAGAGCCAGTCGGAGGCTGGAAACTTGGAACGGCCCAAGACCTCGCGCTCCTCGACACACCGCGCTGCACGATCGAACGCAAAAGCGCTGCCTCTCTTACcagcgacgaattcgaagcAAACTACCGTTACAAGAGCCCCATTATCGTCACATTTCCCAACGGGACAGCAGAATGGACGCGTCCGGATCTCTTCACGCGCTCCTCGCTCAGCAAACGCTACGGCGACTGGTCGATATCGTACGGAAACTCGCTCGAAATCGTTCGACAAGGCGGCGTCGGCAACGTTCGCTCGcctttcgacgatttcgtgcgAAAACTCGataacgcgacgacgcgagacgAACCCATCTACGTTTTCGATCGAAATTTCTATCGCGACAGTGGCCTAGCGAAAACTCTTCGTCCGCCCGACTTCCTTCGCGTTTCCAGCGACACCGACGcgagttttttctttatgGGCGGTTCGCGATCGGGCGTGAGTTTTCACAAGCACGCCGACGCGTGGAACGGCGTCGTTTACGGTCGAAAGCGTTGGTTTCTCTATCCGCccgagacgacgccgcccgGCGGCGTGTGGCCGGGTTTCAGTCAGCTCGAGTGGTTCCGGAAGGTCTATCCGCAATTGGACGACGCTAAATTACCGTTGGAATGCATTCAGGAAGCCGGGGAGATTTTGTATCTGCCCGAGTCTTATTATCACGGCACGTTGAACATTGGAGACACGTTGGCTGTGGGATGGCAGAAGAAAGAGGCCGTGTTGCCGGTGGAAAGAATCATCTATGACTGCACCGAGATGTTCAATCAGTTGAATGGCGTGTCGAATAATCGAGAACGCGTGGTGTTGTACGAGAAAATTGCGAAGAAGTACGGGGAAATGGTCGAGATGTTGCCGTCTTCTTCGGAAGCTCATCACAAGTTTGGGGAAATGTTATTTGAAAGTGGGAAGAAGGACGAGGGAATGTCGATGATTCAAAAGGCTATTGAGATCGATCCTCTATTTGTCATTGCGTACACGACATTGGCTCAATATCTAATAGACGTAGGGAATACGGACGAAGCTGAGCGACTTTGCAGAAAGGCATTCGATTTAAATCCAATGCACGTTGACGTGAATCTGGCATTTGCCCACGTGACTTTGGAACGAGGAGATTTGAAGTCGGCTCTGCGGTTGTACAAGAGAGCAGCCGTTTTGAATCCCTCGAACCCGTTTTGTTTTGAACAGATGGCGTCTATTTATGAAGATTTAGGCTATTTCAGCGAAGCAAAGCGCATGATGAAAAAGGTTGACGCACTTAGATCAGAAGAAGATGAAACAGATTGA